A genomic segment from Clostridium pasteurianum BC1 encodes:
- a CDS encoding sigma-54-dependent Fis family transcriptional regulator, producing MNEILLIAPYDGLKQLAGKIKKSISIPFSVVAGNLDQGVDEVEKKIKEGTKILVSRGGTAKYLRKKFDLQVIDIPVTSFDILRAISSISSKGYKKIAFVTTSNIIFKRDYFNKILDVTLDFECCSKVSEIPGKVEYLINNKGVDAIAGDVIATREALRKGIHGELLESGEESVVQALVQAKEILELTLKEKARAKKFEIILNMVREGIVTVDPKDNITVYNSSAEKILAYSKEKVLGNNINKCLPKNIINKLSEKNKEENIVTDIGGKKILFNKVPICIEHKLCDTVMILEETSNIEKLELKIRKNLSEKGFVAKHTFADIIGSSNEIIRIKNQAAKFAKSEGTILIHGETGTGKELFAQSIHNESRRINMPFVSVNCAALSETLLESELFGYEEGTFTGALKGGKKGLFELAHGGTLFLDEIGEISLGFQSKLLRVLQEKEIRKIGGDKVIPINVRIICATNRNLLEEIEKGNFREDLYYRITSLELELLPLRLRKKDIIPMAVSFLKEECIRENKKIYWKDDNIFKCLMHCKWQGNARELRNLMEALVICCEGSELREEFVLEMLNSKRKRKLVKREIKINLSNNLKEMESEILRTLLNNYNGDRDRLCKDLSISKTTLWRKLSFSSKDKL from the coding sequence ATGAATGAGATATTACTAATTGCACCCTACGACGGCTTAAAACAACTAGCTGGAAAAATAAAAAAGTCAATTAGCATACCCTTTTCAGTTGTAGCTGGGAACTTGGATCAGGGGGTTGATGAAGTGGAAAAGAAAATAAAAGAAGGAACAAAAATTCTAGTGAGCAGAGGTGGAACAGCAAAATATTTAAGAAAGAAATTTGACCTTCAGGTTATAGATATTCCCGTAACTTCTTTCGATATATTAAGAGCCATAAGCAGCATCAGCAGTAAAGGCTACAAAAAAATTGCCTTTGTAACAACCTCAAATATCATATTTAAAAGAGATTATTTTAACAAAATTCTTGATGTAACCTTAGATTTTGAATGCTGCAGTAAAGTAAGTGAAATCCCAGGTAAGGTTGAGTATCTAATAAATAATAAAGGTGTAGATGCCATTGCAGGAGATGTTATAGCTACCAGGGAAGCTTTAAGAAAAGGTATACATGGTGAACTGTTGGAATCTGGTGAGGAGTCTGTTGTACAGGCATTAGTTCAAGCAAAGGAAATATTGGAACTTACTTTAAAAGAGAAGGCAAGAGCAAAGAAATTTGAAATTATATTAAACATGGTAAGAGAGGGAATTGTTACTGTAGATCCAAAGGATAATATAACGGTATATAATTCTTCCGCAGAAAAAATATTAGCATATTCTAAAGAAAAAGTACTGGGGAACAATATAAATAAATGTTTACCTAAAAATATTATAAATAAGCTCAGTGAAAAAAATAAAGAGGAAAATATAGTTACTGATATAGGTGGAAAAAAGATATTATTTAATAAAGTTCCTATATGTATTGAACATAAGCTTTGTGATACAGTTATGATACTGGAGGAGACCTCCAATATAGAAAAACTTGAACTAAAGATAAGAAAGAATTTAAGTGAAAAGGGTTTTGTGGCTAAGCATACCTTTGCTGATATTATAGGCAGCAGTAATGAAATTATAAGGATTAAGAATCAAGCAGCTAAATTTGCCAAATCTGAGGGTACAATATTGATTCATGGTGAGACTGGCACAGGAAAAGAACTATTTGCACAAAGTATTCATAATGAAAGCAGAAGAATAAATATGCCCTTTGTATCTGTAAACTGCGCAGCTTTAAGCGAAACTTTACTGGAAAGCGAACTCTTTGGATATGAGGAAGGAACCTTTACTGGAGCACTGAAAGGTGGAAAGAAGGGATTATTTGAATTAGCTCACGGAGGAACTCTGTTTCTGGATGAAATTGGTGAAATATCTCTTGGCTTCCAGTCAAAATTGTTGAGAGTACTTCAGGAAAAAGAAATAAGAAAAATAGGTGGAGATAAGGTTATACCAATTAATGTACGAATAATATGTGCCACCAATAGAAATCTTTTAGAGGAAATAGAAAAGGGAAATTTTAGAGAAGATTTATATTATAGAATTACCTCCCTTGAATTGGAATTATTACCTCTCAGGCTAAGAAAAAAAGATATTATACCCATGGCTGTTTCATTTCTGAAAGAGGAATGCATTAGAGAAAATAAAAAAATATATTGGAAGGATGATAATATTTTTAAATGTCTTATGCATTGCAAATGGCAGGGGAATGCAAGAGAACTTAGAAACCTTATGGAAGCACTTGTAATATGCTGTGAAGGCAGTGAACTTCGGGAAGAGTTTGTACTAGAAATGTTAAATTCCAAGAGAAAAAGGAAACTTGTTAAAAGAGAAATAAAGATAAATTTATCAAACAATCTAAAGGAAATGGAAAGTGA